The sequence below is a genomic window from Pleurocapsa sp. PCC 7327.
GCCAGTGGTTGACTGTCGAGGCGGCTCACGAGTTTTTCCAGCTCTTCTTGTGTCTGAACCAATTCCAATTGGGATTTAACTTGTTGAAACCGAGCTATATCCCTATCGAGTTGGGCACTGATTTCTTTATCGATCTGTCGATCGAGCCTTACAGTATTTAACAGTCCCAAAGGAATCAGCAAAAAAAACAGCACTGCCAACAACAAAGCCGACCAAGACAAAAACTTCAAGATAGGTCGCTCCCATCTCGCTCGCAGATTGGGTTCTCCCAAAAACACCAGCGCTAACCCGATCAAAGGGACGGGAGCTTGTTCGACTAGCGCGCCCAACATCTGCATTTCCCAGACGGGATTCATAAAGCGCGACGGCATAAAAATTTCAATTAGGTCGAACAACGTTAATGCCAAGAAGCCATAACCGATCCAGTGCAAAAGATTAAGAGAACGCGATAGACCAGAACTAAACTGCCATAGCTCGTCTACGGTTTCAGTGAGTTTGTCAGTTGGTTTGTTCGTGGATGATTTAGCCATTAATTTGACAATTACGCTCGCAAAAGTTTGAATAAACCCGAATTTATGGCTTTGGAAAGCGTGGATTCCACCAGTTATACCAGGAAACCCAGATTTTTTCTAGATCCCGATAGGCAGCTTCAGAAGAAGCATTTGGCACGGCAATGGATAAATGTGCCCACAGACAGCGCTTGTCTCTGAGGGGTTCTTGACCGAGTAGCCAAGGTAATAGACGATTCAAGCTGATGTCGTAGAGATACCGATTCTGCTCAAACTGTTCGGCAGTCACTGTACTACTGCCGCGTCGGTTAATGCAGGCGCTCAGGTAAGCTCTCTGCTGGCGCGCGAAAAGACCGTAAAAGCCTGTCTTCTGATGATGCACGACAAGAGACTGCGCAATCCCAGCGTACTGTTGAATAAAGATTCTGACATCTCCATTAGTAGCGGTAAAATAACGCATTTCGATATCCAGATTCAAACCGTTCTGTTGATATCGATAGTGCCTTCCAGCAACTAATTTTGGAAACTCGTAATTAGATTTGGGCAAGGAACGACTCGCCAGAGGCTGCCATCCTGGTAAGGGCACTTCTGAAGGAAAAACAAAGGAGTCGGCAATGGTACGGTAACTTATCGTCGGAGCTAGGATTGACTTTCCTAAAACGAACAGAACACCTCCAAAAGTTACGACTAAAAACGAGTATCGGATTTGTTTCCAGAACATCATCGTTCCCAGAACTACGCCGTATCCCGCTCGACGGGTTCCTGCTGTCGGATCGAGAAAAGGCAGAATAAACCGAAAAGTAGCACGGCAATCAGCGAAAACACGAGAGAACCGCCGCCTTTATGCCAGTATTCAAAGGTTTCCAGCTGGGAAGAGGCAGCTAGGACGGTCATGAAAGCAACTCGAAATCCGTTGACTAAAAAAGCCAAGGTGACGGCAACGATGGGTGCTAGGATTTTTTGTCCCCAATTCATGGGAAACATCGCCAGAAAAAGAATCGCTAGCCCTAACAAATGAGCCATATTTTCCAAACCCGAACAGCCAGGATAGACTTCGACACCTCCCCCAGGGAGATTGATATAAACTCCTTGGCGAGAAACTTCAAAGCCCAAATACCAAAGAATAAAAGCAGCAAATTGAGCTGTGATTAAGGAAGTATCGATCGATAGCGACGATAGGATTACCTGGGGCACGCCCAGAAAAAAGAGAACGGTCAGTTCTTGCCAGTATTGCTTGAGTCCCTTAAAACCAGAAGCAAGCAGGGCAAGACCGACGGCAGATAGGAAAGGAGAGAGACGAATGAAGTGACTGCCAGTTAGAGACGTGCTCTTTAGCAGCACGATCGCCACGAGCAATGCGCCCAGTAAGCTAGATAGCGCACCACTTTCTAAATTTAGGCAACTACGCTTTCTCCAGATTAAAGACGATACAGCCAGCCAAAACAAGACGCTAACGCCTAGCAGGTTAATATCTCCAAATCTCCAAGTCACAGTCAGGTGAATGGCGATTAACCCTGCTGCAATCCCCAACAGCCAGAATTGGAAGTTTTTTAGGTATCTAACTGGAGTAAAGAGGATTGCTTTCATGTACGTATCGCGGTAGCCATATCATCTTAGGGGAAACAAGAAACCTCTTCATTGAGTCTTTTGCTTCGATGTCTTTTGCTTCCTCGAATACTCTCTATGCAACAAGCCTCCGAATCCCAAAGCTAAACCTGTGCCTAGGATAGTAAAGGGTTCGGGGACGGTTTCGAGATCGGCTCCAATCGCTTCGTTGGCTACAGCCGATCGAGTTGCAGTCGAGCTGAATCTTGCTCTTAAGTCGGATGCTACAGTCGAGCGATTCGCTATAGTTACGTTGAGAGCTTTAAAAGAAAAATAGGTTTCAAGTAATTGGGCTAAATTTAATCCCATCACATCCGCAGAGGGATCTTCTATCATCGAATCCGAGAAGATGTCTTCTCGCATTGGATGGGAGAATGGTTGACCTACTGTGACGGCGTATGTGGCTGCTGGTGTGAGACTTAGCACTACTGCTGTTGCTGTTAAAACCATCAAAACACGGGTTTTGTTCACGTTTTTCTCCTCAACTACGCTCAAAATTTTACACTTCGCTTCAGTTTGAAGACGAATAGTGTATTTATTTATTCTTTCTTCAACGAGCGCTAGCTGTTTTCCTTAAAAGTATATTTTTAAAATTGGAACTCAAACGCAAATCATCTCGGCATTACAGCTCAAATCCGCGATCGCCTGTTTGATTTCGCCTTTGTAGATTGGATTCATCACGATG
It includes:
- a CDS encoding HpsJ family protein, translated to MAKSSTNKPTDKLTETVDELWQFSSGLSRSLNLLHWIGYGFLALTLFDLIEIFMPSRFMNPVWEMQMLGALVEQAPVPLIGLALVFLGEPNLRARWERPILKFLSWSALLLAVLFFLLIPLGLLNTVRLDRQIDKEISAQLDRDIARFQQVKSQLELVQTQEELEKLVSRLDSQPLAQEVKNAQQLEEAKKQVASSIAIAERKIAVEAEEMQANRQLTLLKRSVKWNLGALICGVLFLLTWQATYWARLL
- a CDS encoding cyanoexosortase A system-associated protein, yielding MMFWKQIRYSFLVVTFGGVLFVLGKSILAPTISYRTIADSFVFPSEVPLPGWQPLASRSLPKSNYEFPKLVAGRHYRYQQNGLNLDIEMRYFTATNGDVRIFIQQYAGIAQSLVVHHQKTGFYGLFARQQRAYLSACINRRGSSTVTAEQFEQNRYLYDISLNRLLPWLLGQEPLRDKRCLWAHLSIAVPNASSEAAYRDLEKIWVSWYNWWNPRFPKP
- the crtA gene encoding cyanoexosortase A, giving the protein MKAILFTPVRYLKNFQFWLLGIAAGLIAIHLTVTWRFGDINLLGVSVLFWLAVSSLIWRKRSCLNLESGALSSLLGALLVAIVLLKSTSLTGSHFIRLSPFLSAVGLALLASGFKGLKQYWQELTVLFFLGVPQVILSSLSIDTSLITAQFAAFILWYLGFEVSRQGVYINLPGGGVEVYPGCSGLENMAHLLGLAILFLAMFPMNWGQKILAPIVAVTLAFLVNGFRVAFMTVLAASSQLETFEYWHKGGGSLVFSLIAVLLFGLFCLFSIRQQEPVERDTA
- a CDS encoding PEP-CTERM sorting domain-containing protein, translating into MNKTRVLMVLTATAVVLSLTPAATYAVTVGQPFSHPMREDIFSDSMIEDPSADVMGLNLAQLLETYFSFKALNVTIANRSTVASDLRARFSSTATRSAVANEAIGADLETVPEPFTILGTGLALGFGGLLHREYSRKQKTSKQKTQ